One window of Cystobacter fuscus DSM 2262 genomic DNA carries:
- a CDS encoding protein-ADP-ribose hydrolase has protein sequence MSSPTPALALDAYRGLVSLDTPFTPPAPASEEERPALSRRLLAHLQADGTEQRLREELGPSTRLGADERDWLRALLTVRGPRELPEDFHLALDRLLQAERRMRPEVDPMRLPRLGDVPGTAAAHCAVWQGDITTLAADAIVNAANAQLLGCFRPFHPCIDNAIHAAAGPRLREDCARIMRAQGTPEPTGHAKATRAYDLPARYVLHTVGPIVRGALRPEHEEALAACYRACLDVATRLQGVRSVALCAISTGIFGFPKEPAARVALRTVGTWLREHPGALELVLFNVFGDEDREAYSAALRRGALDAHA, from the coding sequence GTGTCCTCTCCCACTCCAGCGCTGGCCCTCGACGCCTACCGAGGGCTCGTCTCCCTCGACACCCCGTTCACGCCCCCCGCCCCGGCCTCGGAAGAGGAACGCCCGGCCTTGTCACGGCGTCTGCTCGCGCACCTCCAGGCGGATGGCACCGAGCAACGGCTGCGAGAGGAGTTGGGCCCGAGCACCCGGCTGGGGGCGGATGAGCGGGACTGGCTGCGCGCGCTCCTCACGGTTCGCGGCCCCCGGGAACTGCCGGAGGACTTCCACCTGGCCCTGGACCGGCTGCTCCAGGCGGAGCGGCGGATGCGCCCCGAGGTGGACCCCATGCGCCTGCCCCGTCTCGGCGACGTCCCGGGCACGGCGGCCGCCCACTGCGCCGTGTGGCAGGGGGACATCACCACCCTCGCGGCGGATGCCATCGTCAACGCCGCGAACGCCCAGCTGCTCGGGTGCTTCCGTCCCTTCCACCCGTGCATCGACAACGCCATCCACGCGGCGGCCGGCCCCAGGCTGCGTGAGGACTGTGCCCGCATCATGAGAGCCCAGGGCACGCCCGAGCCCACGGGCCACGCGAAGGCGACCCGGGCCTACGACCTGCCCGCCCGCTACGTGCTGCACACGGTGGGGCCCATCGTGCGTGGCGCCTTGCGCCCGGAGCACGAGGAGGCGCTCGCCGCCTGCTATCGCGCCTGTCTGGACGTGGCCACGCGGCTCCAGGGCGTGCGCTCGGTCGCGCTGTGCGCCATCTCCACGGGGATCTTCGGCTTTCCCAAGGAGCCCGCCGCCCGGGTGGCGCTGCGCACGGTGGGAACGTGGCTGCGCGAGCACCCCGGCGCGCTCGAGTTGGTGCTGTTCAACGTCTTCGGTGACGAGGATCGCGAGGCGTATTCCGCGGCCCTCCGGAGGGGAGCCCTCGATGCACACGCATGA
- a CDS encoding Rrf2 family transcriptional regulator, which yields MNTSSRFTVAIHILTLLAHGGGEQLTSEYIAGSVNTNPVVIRRLLALLRDARLVTAQVGAGGGWQLARPPKGITLRDIYRAVEGGTLFPLHSTPPNPLCPVGSTIQSALAGHFEEAQLALEKDLERTTVADLVKELGALSR from the coding sequence ATGAACACCAGCAGCCGATTCACCGTCGCCATCCACATCCTGACCCTGCTCGCCCATGGTGGGGGGGAGCAGCTGACGTCGGAGTACATCGCGGGGAGCGTGAACACCAACCCGGTCGTCATCCGGCGGTTGCTCGCGCTCCTGCGTGACGCCCGGCTGGTCACCGCCCAGGTCGGCGCTGGAGGTGGCTGGCAGCTCGCGCGGCCTCCCAAGGGAATCACCCTGAGGGACATCTACCGCGCGGTGGAAGGAGGCACCCTCTTCCCCCTGCACAGCACCCCCCCCAATCCCCTCTGTCCCGTGGGGAGCACCATCCAGTCCGCGCTTGCCGGACACTTCGAGGAGGCGCAGCTCGCGCTGGAAAAGGACCTCGAGCGCACGACCGTCGCGGACCTCGTCAAGGAGCTCGGTGCGCTCTCCCGCTAG